In a single window of the Lynx canadensis isolate LIC74 chromosome E2, mLynCan4.pri.v2, whole genome shotgun sequence genome:
- the ATP1A3 gene encoding sodium/potassium-transporting ATPase subunit alpha-3, with product MGSGGSDSYRVATSQDKKDDKGSPKKSKGTKDRRDLDDLKKEVAMTEHKMSVEEVCRKYNTDCVQGLTHSKAQEILARDGPNALTPPPTTPEWVKFCRQLFGGFSILLWIGAILCFLAYGIQAGTEDDPSGDNLYLGIVLAAVVIITGCFSYYQEAKSSKIMESFKNMVPQQALVIREGEKMQVNAEEVVVGDLVEIKGGDRVPADLRIISAHGCKVDNSSLTGESEPQTRSPDCTHDNPLETRNITFFSTNCVEGTARGVVVATGDRTVMGRIATLASGLEVGKTPIAIEIEHFIQLITGVAVFLGVSFFILSLILGYTWLEAVIFLIGIIVANVPEGLLATVTVCLTLTAKRMARKNCLVKNLEAVETLGSTSTICSDKTGTLTQNRMTVAHMWFDNQIHEADTTEDQSGTSFDKSSHTWVALSHIAGLCNRAVFKGGQDNIPVLKRDVAGDASESALLKCIELSSGSVKLMRERNKKVAEIPFNSTNKYQLSIHETEDPNDNRYLLVMKGAPERILDRCSTILLQGKEQPLDEEMKEAFQNAYLELGGLGERVLGFCHYYLPEEQFPKGFAFDCDDVNFTTDNLCFVGLMSMIDPPRAAVPDAVGKCRSAGIKVIMVTGDHPITAKAIAKGVGIISEGNETVEDIAARLNIPVSQVNPRDAKACVIHGTDLKDFTSEQIDEILQNHTEIVFARTSPQQKLIIVEGCQRQGAIVAVTGDGVNDSPALKKADIGVAMGIAGSDVSKQAADMILLDDNFASIVTGVEEGRLIFDNLKKSIAYTLTSNIPEITPFLLFIMANIPLPLGTITILCIDLGTDMVPAISLAYEAAESDIMKRQPRNPRTDKLVNERLISMAYGQIGMIQALGGFFSYFVILAENGFLPSNLVGIRLNWDDRTVNDLEDSYGQQWTYEQRKVVEFTCHTAFFVSIVVVQWADLIICKTRRNSVFQQGMKNKILIFGLFEETALAAFLSYCPGMDVALRMYPLKPSWWFCAFPYSFLIFVYDEIRKLILRRNPGGWVEKETYY from the exons ATGGGG TCTGGTGGCTCTGACAGCTATCGTGTCGCCACCTCGCAGGACAAGAAAGATGACAAGGGCTCGCCCAAGAAGAGCAAGGGCACCAAAGACCGCAGGGACCTGGATGACCTCAAGAAGGAGGTGGCTATG ACAGAGCACAAGATGTCCGTGGAAGAGGTCTGCCGGAAATACAACACAGACTGCGTGCAG GGTCTGACCCACAGCAAAGCCCAGGAGATCCTGGCCCGGGATGGGCCTAACGCGCTCacaccaccacccaccaccccagAATGGGTCAAGTTCTGCCGCCAGCTCTTCGGGGGCTTCTCAATCCTGCTGTGGATCGGAGCCATCCTCTGCTTCCTGGCCTATGGCATCCAGGCCGGCACAGAGGACGATCCCTCTGGCGACAAC CTGTACCTGGGCATCGTGCTGGCAGCCGTGGTCATCATCACCGGCTGCTTCTCCTACTACCAGGAGGCCAAGAGCTCCAAGATCATGGAGTCCTTCAAGAACATGGTTCCCCAG CAAGCCCTGGTGATCCGGGAGGGTGAGAAGATGCAGGTGAATGCTGAGGAGGTGGTGGTCGGGGACCTGGTGGAGATCAAGGGTGGAGACCGAGTCCCGGCCGACCTGCGAATCATCTCAGCCCACGGTTGCAAG GTGGACAACTCCTCCCTGACCGGCGAATCAGAGCCCCAGACCCGCTCTCCCGACTGCACACACGACAACCCCTTGGAGACTCGGAACATCACCTTCTTTTCCACCAACTGCGTGGAAG GCACGGCTCGAGGTGTGGTGGTGGCCACGGGTGACCGCACTGTCATGGGCCGCATTGCCACCCTGGCTTCGGGGCTGGAGGTGGGCAAGACGCCCATCGCCATTGAGATAGAGCACTTCATCCAGCTCATCACCGGCGTGGCTGTCTTCCTGGGCGTCTCTTTCTTCATCCTGTCCCTCATCCTCGGATACACCTGGCTTGAGGCTGTCATCTTCCTCATCGGCATCATCGTGGCCAATGTCCCGGAGGGCCTGCTGGCCACTGTCACT GTGTGTCTGACGCTGACCGCCAAGCGCATGGCTCGGAAAAACTGCCTTGTGAAAAACCTGGAGGCCGTGGAGACCCTGGGCTCCACATCCACCATTTGCTCGGACAAGACGGGGACCCTCACCCAGAACCGCATGACGGTTGCCCACATGTGGTTTGACAACCAGATCCATGAGGCTGACACCACTGAGGACCAGTCAG GGACCTCGTTCGACAAGAGCTCGCACACCTGGGTAGCCCTGTCCCACATCGCCGGACTCTGCAATCGTGCCGTCTTCAAGGGAGGTCAGGACAACATCCCCGTGCTCAAG AGGGACGTGGCCGGGGATGCCTCAGAGTCTGCCCTGCTCAAGTGCATCGAGTTGTCCTCCGGCTCCGTGAAGCTGATGCGTGAACGGAACAAGAAAGTGGCCGAGATTCCCTTCAATTCTACCAACAAATACCAG CTCTCCATCCACGAGACCGAGGACCCCAACGACAACCGATACCTGCTGGTGATGAAGGGCGCCCCCGAACGCATCCTGGACCGCTGTTCCACCATCCTGCTGCAGGGCAAGGAACAGCCACTGGACGAGGAGATGAAGGAGGCCTTCCAGAATGCCTACCTCGAGCTCGGCGGCCTGGGCGAACGAGTGCTCG GTTTCTGCCATTATTACCTGCCCGAGGAGCAGTTTCCCAAAGGCTTTGCCTTTGACTGTGACGATGTGAACTTTACCACGGACAACCTCTGCTTCGTCGGCCTCATGTCCATGATCGACCCGCCCCGGGCCGCCGTCCCCGACGCAGTGGGCAAGTGCCGCAGCGCCGGCATCAAG GTCATCATGGTCACGGGTGATCACCCCATCACGGCAAAGGCCATCGCCAAGGGCGTGGGCATCATCTCCGAGGGCAACGAGACTGTGGAGGACATCGCTGCCCGGCTCAACATTCCCGTCAGCCAGGTCAACCCCCG ggATGCCAAGGCCTGTGTGATCCATGGCACTGACCTCAAGGACTTCACCTCTGAGCAAATCGATGAGATCCTGCAGAACCACACGGAGATCGTCTTCGCCCGCACGTCCCCCCAACAGAAGCTCATCATCGTGGAGGGCTGTCAGAGACAG ggaGCAATCGTGGCCGTGACTGGCGATGGCGTGAACGACTCCCCTGCCCTGAAGAAGGCAGACATCGGTGTGGCCATGGGCATTGCCGGCTCTGACGTGTCCAAGCAGGCAGCGGACATGATTCTGCTGGACGACAACTTTGCCTCCATCGTCACGGGTGTAGAAGAGG GCCGCCTGATTTTCGACAACCTGAAGAAGTCCATCGCCTATACCCTGACCAGCAACATTCCTGAGATCACACCCTTCTTACTGTTCATCATGGCCAACATCCCGCTGCCTCTGGGCACCATCACCATCCTCTGCATTGACCTGGGCACTGACATG GTCCCTGCCATCTCCTTGGCATACGAGGCTGCGGAGAGTGACATCATGAAGAGACAGCCCAGGAACCCACGCACGGACAAGCTGGTCAATGAGAGGCTCATCAGCATGGCCTACGGGCAGATTG gaatgATCCAGGCTCTCGGTGGCTTCTTTTCCTACTTTGTGATCCTGGCAGAAAATGGCTTCTTGCCCAGCAACCTGGTGGGCATCCGGCTGAACTGGGATGACCGAACCGTCAATGACCTGGAGGACAGTTACGGGCAGCAGTGG ACATACGAGCAGAGGAAGGTGGTGGAGTTCACGTGCCACACGGCCTTCTTCGTGAGCATCGTGGTCGTGCAGTGGGCCGACCTGATCATCTGCAAGACCCGGAGGAACTCCGTCTTCCAGCAGGGCATGAA GAACAAGATCCTCATCTTCGGGTTGTTTGAGGAGACGGCCCTCGCTGCCTTCTTGTCCTACTGCCCAGGCATGGACGTGGCCCTCCGCATGTACCCTCTCAA GCCCAGCTGGTGGTTCTGTGCCTTCCCctacagtttcctcatcttcgTCTACGATGAGATCCGCAAACTCATCCTGCGCAGGAACCCCGGGG GTTGGGTGGAGAAGGAAACCTACTACTGA